The proteins below come from a single Hyphomicrobium denitrificans ATCC 51888 genomic window:
- a CDS encoding c-type cytochrome: MAGAFLIATRTVACLFAAGLAFAAHSSAAVAQVEPQGPVIREEPGRLESSKPDIENGARLAKTLCTSCHLIGQASDRPVQADVPSFSGVANRPNQTLDHLTTWLTEPHPPMPNLSLTRLEIRDLAGYIFSLRKE; this comes from the coding sequence ATGGCGGGCGCATTTCTAATTGCAACGCGAACAGTTGCTTGCCTGTTTGCCGCCGGATTGGCGTTCGCGGCGCATTCGTCAGCGGCTGTCGCGCAAGTGGAACCGCAAGGTCCGGTCATCCGGGAAGAGCCGGGACGACTCGAATCCTCAAAGCCCGATATCGAGAACGGCGCGCGGCTGGCGAAAACGCTGTGCACGAGTTGTCACTTGATTGGGCAAGCATCGGATCGACCCGTTCAGGCTGACGTGCCCAGCTTTTCAGGCGTCGCCAATCGCCCGAACCAGACGCTCGATCATCTGACGACATGGCTGACCGAGCCGCATCCGCCGATGCCCAATCTCAGTCTCACGCGATTGGAGATCCGCGATCTGGCCGGTTACATCTTCTCGCTTCGCAAAGAGTAG
- a CDS encoding c-type cytochrome has product MGFNLRADRVALVASLLFWLGGGTAVAAPDTPQIDGAAILEKNCSRCHAIGMTGDSTHKEAPPFREIVMRYPPENLEESLAEGIVSGHADMPEFTFSSEEVSAIVGYLNDLKAQVTGK; this is encoded by the coding sequence ATGGGATTCAATCTTCGCGCCGATCGGGTGGCGCTGGTCGCGAGCCTGTTGTTCTGGCTCGGCGGTGGCACGGCCGTTGCTGCGCCCGACACACCGCAAATCGACGGCGCGGCAATCCTCGAAAAGAATTGTTCCCGCTGCCATGCAATCGGCATGACGGGCGACAGTACGCACAAGGAAGCGCCGCCGTTCCGCGAGATCGTCATGCGCTACCCGCCCGAGAACCTCGAAGAGTCCCTCGCCGAGGGCATTGTCTCCGGCCACGCGGATATGCCGGAATTCACATTCTCATCGGAAGAGGTCAGCGCGATCGTCGGCTATTTGAACGATCTCAAAGCTCAGGTCACCGGCAAGTGA
- a CDS encoding OFA family MFS transporter → MTAMASDQAPGLLDRGRIVARAGFNRWLVPPAALAIHLCIGMSYGLSVFWLPLSQALGISKPVACPDMSLMQELFTTTCDWRVSSLLVTFELGIVFLGLSAAAFGGWLERAGPRRAGVSAALCWGGGFLLAALAVYIHQLWLFWLGLGVIGGIGLGLGYISPVSTLIKWFPDRRGMATGMAIMGFGGGAMIGSPLAILLMNHFKDDQSSGVAQAMAVMGCIYLVFMLCGAFGYRVPPDGWKPDGWTQSKERTHALITTGHVHLNDAHKTPQFWLIWVALWMNVSAGIGVLSMASPMLQEIFGGSLIGRPDLKFGDLDASQHAVIAGIAGGFVSLLSLFNSGGRFAWASLSDILGRKVTYFSFFILGMILYVLAPTLAHMGSVALFVGTLCIIISMYGGGFATLPAYLADIFGTQFVGAIHGRILTAWSAAGILGPLVIGYIRDAEIAAGVPRAAVYDYTLYILTGFLLIGLIANALVRPVDHKYMMTDEQLAALKTKASTATLPDGSHGIGFGGFSPAVLLAWLAVGIPFLWGVWNTLVKAVALFG, encoded by the coding sequence ATGACGGCGATGGCGTCCGATCAGGCACCGGGGCTTTTGGACCGCGGCCGCATCGTTGCGCGGGCGGGCTTCAACCGGTGGCTCGTGCCCCCCGCCGCCCTTGCGATCCACCTCTGCATCGGCATGAGCTATGGGCTCAGCGTCTTCTGGCTGCCCCTGTCGCAGGCTCTCGGCATTTCGAAGCCGGTGGCGTGTCCCGACATGTCGCTGATGCAGGAACTGTTCACGACGACGTGTGACTGGCGCGTCAGCAGCCTGCTCGTGACCTTCGAACTCGGGATCGTTTTCCTCGGGCTGTCGGCCGCGGCGTTTGGAGGCTGGCTCGAGCGGGCTGGCCCGCGCCGGGCGGGCGTGTCTGCGGCGCTCTGCTGGGGCGGCGGCTTCCTGCTCGCGGCGCTCGCCGTCTATATTCATCAGCTCTGGCTGTTCTGGCTTGGCCTCGGCGTAATCGGTGGCATCGGACTTGGGCTCGGCTACATCTCGCCGGTCTCGACGCTGATCAAATGGTTTCCGGACCGGCGCGGCATGGCCACCGGCATGGCGATCATGGGTTTTGGCGGCGGCGCGATGATCGGTTCGCCGCTGGCCATCCTGCTGATGAACCATTTCAAGGACGATCAATCGTCCGGCGTCGCGCAGGCGATGGCCGTGATGGGCTGCATCTATCTGGTGTTCATGCTGTGCGGCGCCTTCGGGTACCGCGTGCCGCCCGACGGCTGGAAGCCCGACGGATGGACACAATCCAAGGAGCGAACGCACGCGCTCATCACGACCGGCCACGTGCATCTCAACGATGCGCACAAGACTCCGCAATTCTGGCTGATCTGGGTCGCGTTGTGGATGAACGTGTCGGCCGGTATCGGCGTGCTGTCGATGGCGTCGCCGATGCTGCAGGAAATCTTCGGCGGATCGCTGATCGGCCGCCCTGACTTGAAATTCGGCGACCTCGACGCCTCGCAGCATGCTGTGATTGCCGGTATCGCAGGCGGGTTCGTCAGCCTCCTGTCGCTATTCAATAGCGGCGGTCGTTTCGCCTGGGCGTCGCTGTCCGATATCCTCGGGCGCAAGGTGACCTATTTCTCCTTCTTCATTCTGGGCATGATCCTCTACGTACTGGCGCCGACGCTGGCGCACATGGGATCGGTGGCGCTGTTCGTCGGTACGCTGTGCATCATCATCAGCATGTACGGCGGTGGCTTTGCGACTCTTCCGGCGTATCTCGCCGATATCTTCGGCACGCAGTTCGTCGGCGCGATTCACGGCCGCATCCTGACGGCGTGGTCGGCGGCCGGCATTCTGGGGCCGCTGGTCATCGGATACATTCGCGACGCGGAAATCGCGGCCGGCGTGCCGCGCGCCGCCGTCTACGACTATACGCTCTATATCCTGACCGGCTTCCTGCTCATCGGCCTCATCGCCAACGCGCTCGTACGACCGGTCGATCATAAATACATGATGACGGATGAGCAGCTTGCGGCGCTCAAGACGAAAGCTTCGACGGCGACGTTGCCGGATGGCTCGCATGGCATCGGCTTCGGCGGCTTCAGCCCTGCGGTCTTACTCGCGTGGCTCGCCGTTGGAATACCGTTCCTGTGGGGCGTCTGGAATACGCTGGTGAAAGCGGTGGCGTTGTTCGGGTGA
- a CDS encoding GTP-binding protein, translating into MSIHALKTNPGLQTPARAQDVPNLVRELGGITHLLTCGSVDDGKSTLIGRLLWDASDLYEDQRENVRRSGRKAAGTDLPDFSMLLDGLVAEREQGITIDIAWKYFDTDTRRFVIIDSPGHEQYTRNMASGASHADVAIVLIDARSGVKKQTKRHTAILDLVGVKHVILAVNKMDLVGWSEDVFRKIEDDFRTLCWKFNFWDSTAIPLSAVFGDNVSAPSTNMSWYSGPTLIQHLEKVPSRVNEAGSVFRFPVQMVLRDGQDFRGLAGTVASGTVRVGDTVTDALSNASGKVVRIATFDRDLQSASAGEAVSLQLDVDIDVSRGAVLSAPEMRPVAAQTLEARFVWLSEDAFSPTAGYLVRTATDLIPVSNIEIKALLDLETMASRPARACSANDIAIAKISLGRAAAIDVFSETPETGQLLLVDSVSGATVAGGIATSVDAKAETPSEGHFVLKRDMLANGLNRDLSMNSKDREEFMRRANEVAIILRSAGVSVAIEPPPPLDDGLDPGL; encoded by the coding sequence ATGTCCATCCACGCTCTCAAAACCAATCCTGGCCTGCAGACGCCTGCGCGTGCGCAAGACGTGCCGAACCTCGTTCGCGAACTTGGCGGCATCACGCATCTTCTGACCTGCGGTTCCGTTGACGACGGCAAGTCGACGCTGATCGGGCGCCTGCTCTGGGATGCCTCCGATCTTTACGAAGATCAGCGCGAGAACGTTCGCCGCTCGGGACGCAAGGCCGCCGGCACCGATCTTCCCGACTTCTCGATGTTGCTCGACGGTCTGGTGGCCGAACGCGAGCAAGGCATCACCATCGACATCGCCTGGAAGTATTTCGATACCGATACGCGCCGCTTCGTCATCATCGACTCGCCAGGCCATGAGCAGTACACGCGCAACATGGCGTCGGGGGCTTCCCATGCCGACGTTGCGATCGTGCTCATCGATGCGCGATCCGGCGTCAAGAAACAGACCAAGCGTCATACGGCGATCCTCGACCTCGTCGGCGTGAAACACGTCATTCTCGCCGTCAACAAGATGGATCTCGTCGGCTGGTCGGAAGACGTGTTCCGCAAAATCGAAGACGATTTCCGCACGCTGTGCTGGAAGTTCAACTTCTGGGATTCGACCGCGATCCCGCTCTCGGCCGTTTTCGGTGACAACGTTTCGGCGCCCTCCACGAACATGAGCTGGTATTCGGGCCCAACGCTCATTCAGCACCTCGAGAAAGTGCCGAGCCGCGTCAACGAGGCGGGCTCCGTCTTCCGCTTTCCCGTGCAGATGGTGCTTCGCGACGGCCAGGATTTCCGCGGCCTCGCAGGCACGGTCGCCTCCGGCACGGTGAGAGTCGGCGATACCGTCACCGACGCGCTCAGCAACGCCAGCGGCAAGGTCGTCCGCATCGCGACGTTCGATCGCGATCTGCAAAGCGCGTCCGCCGGCGAAGCGGTTTCGCTGCAGCTCGATGTCGATATCGACGTCTCGCGCGGCGCCGTGCTTTCCGCGCCGGAAATGCGCCCCGTCGCGGCGCAAACGCTCGAAGCGCGGTTCGTCTGGCTTTCGGAAGACGCGTTCAGTCCGACAGCCGGTTATCTCGTTCGCACGGCGACCGACCTGATTCCGGTTTCCAACATCGAGATCAAAGCCCTGCTCGATCTCGAAACGATGGCGTCGCGCCCAGCCCGCGCGTGCTCGGCGAACGATATCGCCATTGCGAAAATCTCGCTCGGCCGCGCCGCGGCGATCGACGTTTTTTCGGAAACGCCGGAAACCGGCCAGCTTCTGCTCGTCGATTCCGTTTCGGGTGCAACGGTCGCTGGCGGCATCGCGACATCCGTCGATGCCAAGGCCGAAACTCCGTCCGAAGGTCACTTCGTTCTGAAGCGCGATATGCTCGCCAACGGCTTGAACCGCGATCTCTCGATGAACTCGAAGGATCGTGAAGAGTTCATGCGCCGCGCAAACGAGGTCGCGATCATTCTGCGTTCGGCTGGCGTATCGGTCGCCATCGAGCCACCGCCGCCGCTGGACGACGGCCTCGATCCGGGACTCTGA
- the cysD gene encoding sulfate adenylyltransferase subunit CysD, producing the protein MTASPSHLDLLEAESIHIFREAAAQFRKPVLMYSIGKDSTVLLHLARKAFHPQKLPFPLLHVDTTWKFRDMIKFRDQQAKELDLDLIVHTNEDGIKRGINPIDHAPSIHTDVLKTQALKQALDKYGFDAAFGGARRDEEASRAKERVFSFRASGHRWDPRRQRPEMWNLLNGRLGTGETVRVFPMSNWTEKDVWRYILREKLDVVPLYFAAERRTIVRNGQILMQDDDRLQPRPGEKVETRRIRFRTLGCYPLTAAVESDADTIEAVVAETINAQTSERQGRLIDHDQAGAMEKKKQEGYF; encoded by the coding sequence ATGACGGCCTCACCTTCCCATCTCGATCTCCTTGAAGCGGAGAGCATCCATATTTTCCGTGAGGCTGCGGCGCAGTTCCGCAAGCCCGTGCTGATGTATTCGATCGGCAAGGACTCGACCGTTCTGCTGCATCTCGCGCGCAAGGCGTTCCATCCGCAGAAGCTGCCGTTTCCGCTGCTGCACGTCGACACGACGTGGAAGTTTCGCGACATGATCAAATTTCGCGACCAGCAGGCGAAGGAGCTTGATCTCGATCTCATCGTCCACACCAACGAGGACGGCATCAAGCGCGGCATCAATCCGATCGATCACGCTCCGTCCATTCATACCGACGTTCTGAAAACGCAGGCACTGAAGCAGGCGCTCGACAAATACGGGTTCGACGCAGCATTCGGCGGCGCCCGCCGCGACGAGGAAGCGAGCCGCGCGAAGGAACGCGTCTTTTCGTTCCGTGCGAGCGGCCATCGCTGGGACCCGCGCCGCCAGCGTCCGGAGATGTGGAATCTGCTGAATGGCCGCCTCGGCACAGGCGAAACGGTTCGCGTGTTTCCGATGTCGAATTGGACGGAGAAAGACGTCTGGCGCTACATCCTGCGCGAGAAGCTCGATGTCGTGCCGCTCTATTTCGCCGCCGAACGCCGGACCATCGTCCGCAACGGACAGATCTTGATGCAGGACGATGACCGCCTGCAGCCGCGCCCCGGCGAGAAAGTCGAAACGCGCAGGATCCGCTTCCGTACGCTCGGCTGTTATCCGCTGACGGCCGCTGTCGAATCCGACGCCGACACGATCGAAGCCGTCGTCGCCGAGACCATCAACGCGCAAACCTCCGAACGCCAGGGCCGCCTGATCGACCACGATCAGGCCGGCGCAATGGAAAAGAAAAAGCAGGAAGGCTATTTCTGA
- a CDS encoding uracil-DNA glycosylase family protein, with protein MQKNSASLAKALRDVSACRICAAELPLGPRPVVQLGSGARLLIVGQAPGRKVHLTGVPWNDASGDRLREWLGLDRDTFFDAAKIALLPMGFCYPGVGKSGGDNPPRPECAPHWHERLLRHLPEVQLTVLVGQYAHRRYLGLRGASSVTATVRDFSMYAPRFFPLPHPSWRSTIWMRKNPWFEAEVVPELRDAVKLALR; from the coding sequence ATGCAAAAAAATTCCGCATCCCTGGCGAAAGCGTTGCGCGATGTCAGCGCCTGCCGGATCTGCGCGGCGGAGTTGCCTCTCGGTCCGCGTCCGGTCGTGCAGCTCGGAAGCGGCGCGCGGCTGTTGATCGTCGGTCAGGCGCCGGGGCGGAAAGTGCATCTGACGGGTGTGCCGTGGAATGACGCCAGCGGCGACCGGCTGCGCGAGTGGCTGGGGCTCGACCGCGATACGTTTTTCGATGCTGCGAAGATTGCCTTGCTGCCGATGGGGTTCTGCTATCCGGGCGTCGGCAAATCAGGCGGCGACAATCCGCCGAGGCCGGAATGCGCGCCCCATTGGCACGAACGATTGCTCAGGCATTTGCCCGAGGTTCAGCTGACGGTGCTGGTCGGGCAGTATGCGCATCGTCGTTATCTCGGGTTGCGCGGCGCATCTTCGGTCACGGCGACGGTCAGAGATTTTTCAATGTACGCGCCGCGGTTCTTTCCGCTGCCGCATCCGAGCTGGCGCAGCACGATCTGGATGCGCAAGAATCCGTGGTTCGAAGCCGAGGTCGTTCCGGAGCTTCGCGATGCCGTGAAATTGGCGCTTAGGTAA
- a CDS encoding ETC complex I subunit → MTARIFKPARSAMQSGEARTKEWVLEFAPATPRAADPLMGWTSTRDTQTQVRLEFETKEEAIAYAVREGLSYSLAEPKPRKPIRKSYADNFRFGRATNWTH, encoded by the coding sequence ATGACCGCGCGCATTTTCAAGCCAGCCAGATCCGCGATGCAGTCTGGCGAAGCTCGCACCAAAGAGTGGGTTCTGGAGTTCGCCCCGGCGACGCCGCGTGCGGCCGACCCGCTCATGGGATGGACGAGCACCCGCGATACGCAAACGCAGGTGCGGCTCGAGTTCGAAACCAAGGAAGAGGCGATCGCCTACGCCGTGCGCGAAGGCCTGAGTTACTCGCTCGCCGAGCCGAAGCCGCGGAAGCCGATCCGCAAATCCTACGCCGACAACTTCCGCTTCGGACGCGCCACGAACTGGACGCACTGA
- a CDS encoding cold-shock protein, with the protein MGDTKRPGLLDDLQPVSAGPEVMDDAAIEVFEVAGMIKWFDASKGFGFIVPDNGLPDILLHVTCLRAGGFQTAYEGARVHCEVLRRSKGMQAFRILSMDESTAIHPSQLPQRTHVIVQPESDWERAYVKWFNRVRGFGFLTRGEGTPDIFCHMETLRRFGFTELRPGQIVQVRWGYGSKGCMAAELRPDGVSTGLPSRN; encoded by the coding sequence ATGGGGGATACAAAGCGTCCCGGTCTTCTGGATGATCTACAACCGGTTTCGGCCGGACCGGAAGTGATGGACGACGCGGCGATCGAGGTTTTCGAGGTCGCTGGAATGATAAAATGGTTCGACGCTTCCAAGGGATTCGGTTTCATCGTCCCGGACAACGGACTGCCTGATATTCTTCTGCACGTGACGTGCCTGCGCGCTGGCGGTTTCCAGACCGCATATGAAGGCGCACGCGTTCACTGCGAAGTTCTGCGCCGCTCCAAGGGAATGCAGGCTTTCCGCATTCTCAGCATGGATGAAAGCACGGCCATCCACCCCTCTCAGCTCCCGCAGCGCACGCACGTCATCGTGCAGCCTGAAAGCGATTGGGAACGGGCTTACGTGAAGTGGTTCAATCGCGTCCGGGGCTTCGGCTTCTTGACACGCGGCGAGGGCACGCCTGATATCTTCTGCCATATGGAGACGTTGCGGCGCTTCGGCTTTACCGAGCTTCGTCCCGGTCAGATCGTTCAGGTCCGCTGGGGCTACGGTTCGAAGGGCTGCATGGCTGCTGAGCTTCGCCCGGATGGCGTGTCGACAGGACTGCCGTCGCGGAATTAA
- a CDS encoding NAD(P)/FAD-dependent oxidoreductase has product MTVAPETSRKVAIVGAGPAGLFAADIIAARGHHVTIYERMASPARKFLLAGRGGLNLTHSENTAAFLDRYGDDARCVRAAVERFPPEKLIAWANGLGAETFVGSSGRVFPRAMKASPLLRAWLRRLTGLGVTIKTRHRWTGFTPSGGLQFELADKSQIEVDADAVLLALGGASWPKLGSDGSWVEPFKQTGIDVTTLAPANCGVIVPWSDIFRTRFEGSALKRIALTIDGTTRRGEAIVTRDGLEGGAVYALGPYIRAALGRDRTATLLVDLKPDMTHADLVARLARPRGKDTVTNFLRKAVHLDAAAAGLLREAGLPDGVDALATRIKAVPIQMTGLARIERAISTAGGVAWQSLTGGLMLSTRPGVFLAGEMLDWEAPTGGYLLQATFATSAVAANGLLDWLRTQD; this is encoded by the coding sequence ATGACGGTCGCGCCTGAAACCTCGCGGAAGGTCGCCATCGTCGGCGCCGGGCCAGCCGGACTTTTCGCAGCCGATATCATCGCCGCGCGTGGACACCACGTCACCATCTACGAACGGATGGCATCGCCAGCGCGAAAATTCCTGCTCGCCGGGCGCGGCGGCTTGAACCTCACGCACAGCGAGAACACCGCCGCCTTCCTCGACCGTTACGGCGACGACGCGCGTTGCGTGCGCGCGGCCGTCGAACGCTTCCCTCCCGAAAAGCTGATCGCATGGGCGAACGGCCTCGGCGCGGAGACGTTCGTCGGCAGCAGCGGCAGAGTTTTTCCGCGCGCGATGAAGGCGTCACCCTTGCTTCGCGCGTGGCTCCGCCGTCTCACTGGTCTCGGCGTGACGATCAAGACCCGGCATCGCTGGACGGGCTTCACGCCGTCGGGCGGCCTGCAGTTCGAACTCGCAGACAAATCGCAGATCGAAGTCGATGCCGACGCCGTTTTGCTCGCACTCGGCGGGGCGAGCTGGCCGAAACTCGGCTCCGACGGATCGTGGGTCGAACCCTTCAAACAGACCGGAATTGACGTGACGACTCTCGCGCCCGCCAACTGCGGCGTCATTGTTCCGTGGTCTGACATCTTCCGCACGCGCTTCGAAGGCTCCGCCCTGAAGCGCATTGCGCTGACGATCGACGGCACGACCCGGCGCGGCGAGGCGATCGTCACGCGCGACGGCCTCGAAGGCGGGGCCGTCTATGCCCTCGGCCCATATATACGTGCAGCCCTTGGCAGAGATCGGACCGCAACGCTGCTCGTCGACCTCAAACCGGACATGACGCATGCCGACCTCGTCGCGCGCCTCGCTCGGCCGCGCGGCAAGGACACCGTGACGAACTTCCTCCGCAAGGCCGTCCATCTCGACGCTGCCGCAGCCGGGCTGTTGCGCGAGGCCGGATTGCCGGACGGGGTGGACGCGCTCGCGACGCGGATCAAGGCCGTTCCAATCCAGATGACGGGTCTCGCCCGGATCGAGCGCGCGATCTCAACGGCGGGTGGAGTTGCATGGCAATCTCTGACCGGCGGCCTGATGCTCTCGACGCGGCCGGGCGTATTCCTCGCTGGAGAGATGCTGGACTGGGAAGCGCCAACGGGCGGCTATTTGCTGCAGGCGACCTTCGCAACATCAGCCGTCGCCGCAAATGGTTTGCTCGATTGGCTGCGCACGCAGGATTAA
- a CDS encoding phosphoadenylyl-sulfate reductase yields the protein MTLFEATASPASGGASDPHAATQQATAADLDRVLGDLPTLGERIKAIRAAIDGTIAFSTSLGIEDQAITHAIAETGAEIDIFTLDTGRHFPETLDTLFDTEGKYGLRIRVMYPDAAEVEDLVANDGIYGFRYSVDARKACCEVRKVRPLNRALNGAAAWVTGLRREQSQGRAHVHFATYDPAQKLIKLNPIADWSLATLEDYVATNKIPVNALHAKGFPSIGCQPCTRAIKPGEDIRAGRWWWESEDKKECGLHTQREDPGFEEKDHAA from the coding sequence ATGACTTTGTTCGAAGCAACCGCGTCCCCCGCTAGCGGAGGGGCGAGCGACCCTCATGCCGCGACGCAGCAGGCGACGGCTGCCGACCTCGATCGGGTCCTGGGCGACCTGCCGACGCTCGGCGAGCGGATCAAAGCCATTCGCGCAGCCATCGACGGCACGATCGCGTTCTCGACCAGCCTCGGCATCGAGGATCAGGCGATCACCCACGCCATCGCCGAGACCGGTGCCGAGATCGACATTTTCACCCTCGATACCGGACGCCACTTCCCGGAGACGCTCGACACCCTGTTCGATACCGAAGGCAAATACGGCCTACGCATTCGCGTCATGTATCCCGACGCCGCGGAAGTCGAAGACCTGGTCGCCAACGACGGCATCTACGGCTTCCGGTACTCGGTCGACGCACGCAAGGCATGCTGCGAGGTACGCAAGGTGCGTCCGCTCAACCGCGCGCTGAACGGCGCGGCGGCCTGGGTCACGGGACTTCGACGCGAGCAATCGCAAGGCCGCGCCCACGTGCACTTCGCGACCTATGACCCGGCGCAGAAGCTCATCAAGCTCAATCCGATCGCCGACTGGTCGCTCGCGACGCTCGAGGATTACGTCGCGACGAACAAGATCCCCGTCAACGCGCTGCACGCGAAAGGCTTCCCGTCCATCGGCTGCCAGCCCTGCACGCGCGCCATCAAACCGGGCGAGGATATTCGTGCCGGTCGCTGGTGGTGGGAAAGCGAAGACAAGAAAGAATGCGGACTTCATACGCAACGTGAAGATCCGGGATTTGAAGAAAAGGATCACGCCGCATGA
- a CDS encoding DUF488 domain-containing protein: MVQVQLKRIYEPPQKSDGYRVLVDRVWPRGLSKDAAQIDLWMKDIAPSTALRKWFNHDPARWVGFQEKYRAELHELGDKLDELRARAKKEPVTLLYGAKDTEHNQAVVLRDVLAEKRSRSATR; encoded by the coding sequence ATGGTGCAAGTTCAGCTGAAGCGCATTTACGAACCGCCGCAGAAATCTGACGGATATCGCGTGCTGGTGGATCGGGTTTGGCCGCGCGGACTCAGCAAGGACGCCGCGCAGATCGATCTCTGGATGAAGGACATCGCGCCGTCGACTGCGCTGCGCAAATGGTTCAACCACGATCCGGCGCGGTGGGTTGGATTCCAAGAAAAGTATCGGGCCGAACTGCATGAGCTTGGCGATAAGCTGGACGAATTGCGGGCCCGCGCGAAAAAAGAGCCGGTCACGCTGCTCTACGGCGCAAAAGATACCGAGCACAATCAGGCGGTCGTGCTGCGTGATGTGTTGGCGGAAAAGCGATCACGCTCAGCTACCCGGTGA
- a CDS encoding polysaccharide pyruvyl transferase family protein, giving the protein MAIASSWLARCTPSRRTGTDALSLLPGCQPDMLTETTSFVGGRRPKILVMGDTRAVGHHGSTLVMEAIVRELANRGADAAIAGPVRSEFDVARLRTFDGVVINGEGALHVRSPKALLISQFARRARDIGIPCFLVNTVIDECDEEVIQGFPALTGVFCREPRSLERAKSYGATAKLCPDVTLAIETPKDIKWHAGEKVIVTDSTLGSVNKLLHAFARRTHAAFLPMRTRPQVPIFSSKKAFMRIVKYEVRHKIGNVLPGNFTADRFGCSVGSADAFLRAIAGGTKFIVSGRFHGACLAMRLGVPFLAVRSITHKVESLLDDAQLSHKLIDLETLKSTTRLDSLFAAATWSDADQARCRSYVANAQKAVAECFDDVVAQIAVERARA; this is encoded by the coding sequence TTGGCGATTGCGTCGTCGTGGTTGGCAAGGTGCACCCCGTCACGTAGAACGGGCACGGACGCTTTATCGCTGCTGCCGGGTTGCCAACCAGATATGCTTACAGAAACAACATCTTTTGTGGGCGGCCGGCGTCCTAAGATTTTAGTGATGGGCGACACGCGTGCGGTCGGTCACCATGGCAGCACGCTGGTTATGGAAGCCATTGTGCGCGAGTTGGCTAATCGGGGTGCCGATGCCGCCATTGCAGGGCCGGTTCGCTCCGAATTCGACGTTGCGCGTCTTCGTACATTCGACGGGGTCGTCATCAACGGTGAGGGCGCGCTGCACGTTCGAAGTCCAAAGGCGCTTTTGATATCCCAATTCGCCCGGCGCGCACGAGACATTGGCATTCCCTGTTTTCTCGTGAATACCGTCATCGACGAATGTGACGAGGAGGTCATTCAAGGCTTTCCCGCTCTGACCGGCGTGTTCTGCCGAGAACCGAGAAGTCTCGAGAGGGCGAAGTCATACGGCGCGACGGCGAAGCTTTGTCCCGATGTCACGCTCGCAATCGAAACGCCAAAAGATATCAAGTGGCACGCGGGCGAGAAAGTCATCGTCACGGATTCGACGCTCGGCTCGGTCAATAAGCTGCTTCATGCATTCGCGCGCCGCACGCACGCCGCGTTTCTGCCGATGAGAACACGTCCGCAGGTGCCGATCTTTTCGAGCAAAAAAGCTTTTATGCGGATCGTGAAATACGAGGTGCGGCACAAAATTGGAAATGTGCTGCCTGGAAATTTCACGGCCGATCGTTTCGGATGCTCCGTCGGGTCAGCGGACGCTTTTCTTCGCGCTATTGCAGGCGGTACGAAATTCATCGTTTCCGGACGATTCCACGGTGCGTGTCTCGCCATGAGATTAGGCGTCCCTTTTCTGGCGGTGCGATCGATCACGCACAAAGTGGAAAGCTTGCTGGATGACGCGCAGCTCTCGCACAAGCTCATCGACCTGGAAACTTTGAAGTCGACGACGCGCCTCGATAGTTTGTTCGCCGCCGCAACGTGGAGCGACGCGGACCAAGCTCGTTGCCGAAGCTATGTCGCGAACGCCCAGAAAGCCGTTGCGGAGTGCTTCGATGACGTGGTCGCGCAGATCGCGGTTGAACGCGCGCGCGCGTAA
- a CDS encoding DUF192 domain-containing protein, with amino-acid sequence MALFAFAGASLPALREAGLLEFVTPAYAKMRRDKLTIEPAAGGQGHAFDIEVASSEQEKRLGLMYRTSIGESEGMLFPYGVEREISMWMHNTYISLDMVFIRANGTIARIEERAEPLSDRVISSRVAVAAVLELQAGTAARLGIKAGDKVIYPLFKGAKR; translated from the coding sequence GTGGCCCTTTTCGCTTTTGCGGGAGCGAGCCTTCCTGCGCTCCGGGAAGCGGGGCTTCTCGAGTTCGTCACGCCGGCCTACGCCAAGATGCGGCGGGACAAGCTGACGATCGAGCCGGCGGCGGGCGGACAAGGCCACGCCTTCGATATCGAGGTCGCCTCCAGCGAGCAGGAAAAGCGTCTCGGTCTGATGTATCGCACCAGCATCGGCGAGAGCGAAGGCATGCTGTTCCCGTATGGCGTCGAGCGCGAAATCTCGATGTGGATGCACAACACCTACATCTCGCTCGACATGGTGTTCATCCGCGCGAACGGCACTATTGCGCGCATCGAGGAACGCGCCGAGCCGCTTTCAGATCGGGTCATCTCGTCGAGGGTTGCTGTGGCGGCCGTGCTTGAGTTGCAGGCTGGGACGGCCGCGCGACTTGGCATCAAGGCGGGCGACAAGGTGATCTATCCGCTATTCAAAGGCGCAAAGCGTTAG